From Catharus ustulatus isolate bCatUst1 chromosome 17, bCatUst1.pri.v2, whole genome shotgun sequence, the proteins below share one genomic window:
- the TLDC2 gene encoding TLD domain-containing protein 2 has product MRGLRVRYQLLPDQDEDLPTVCEDPAGEVQQGWGGAPAAAEEEPCRLVLSTPSSILRDWEMDELGLQLPPRLAQQPWHLLYSTARDGFSLRTLYRSGARPDSPALLLIRDREGQAFGAFSASAIRSSSGFYGTGETFLFSFCPELKVFRWTGRNEFFVKGDVNLLMVGGGSGRFGLWLDGDLNHGGSQPCETFDNETLSHREEFCIQDLEMWGPA; this is encoded by the exons ATGAGGGGGCTCCGAGTCCGCTACCAGCTCCTG CCCGATCAGGACGAGGACCTGCCCACGGTTTGCGAGGACCCAGCCGGAGaagtgcagcagggctggggaggagccccagcagcagccgaggaggagccctgcaggctggtgctgagcacacccagcagcatcctgcGGGACTGGGAGATGGACGAG CTGGGCCTGCAGCTGCCCCCGCGGCTGGcgcagcagccctggcacctgcTCTACTCCACCGCCCGGGACGGCTTCAGCCTGCGGACGCTGTACCGGAGCGGGGCCCGGCCGGACTCTCCGGCCCTGCTGCTcatcagggacagggaggggcaG GCCTTCGGTGCCTTCTCCGCCAGCGCCATTCGCAGCAGCAGCGGCTTCTACGGCACAGGGGAGACCTTCCTGTTCTCCTTCTGCCCCGAGCTGAAG GTGTTCAGGTGGACGGGCAGGAACGAATTCTTCGTGAAAGGGGATGTGAATCTTCTGATGGTCGGTGGGGGCAG CGGTAGGTTTGGGCTGTGGCTGGACGGGGACCTGAACCACGGGGGCAGCCAGCCCTGCGAGACTTTTGACAACGAGACCCTCTCACACCGGGAGGAGTTCTGCATCCAGGATCTGGAAATGTGGGGTCCGGCCTGA